CGATGCTGTCATGAATTATCCTTTTACGACCAATCTATTGAATCTGTTTGCCCACCAGACCATTTCTGCTTCTCAATTTGCAGAAAACATGACATCTGTCGTTCATATGTATCCTAAGAATGTAAATGAAGTAAATTTCAACCTTGTCGGTAGTCACGATACACCACGGGTATTAACAGAGTGCGGCGGAGATATCCGACGCGCTAAACAAATCTACTCGTTCATGCTCTCCTTTACCGGCACACCTTGTATTTATTATGGTGATGAAATCGGTCTGACAGGTGAACAGGATCCAGGATGCCGTAAATGCTTCCCATGGGAACAGGAACATCATAACGAGGAGCTCTTCGGGCATATACAGAAACATATCGCCCTTCGGAAGAAATACCCGCTGTTAAGCAACGAAGGAAATCTGACGTTCTTACCCGGTGATCTTCATGAGCATTGCCTTTCATTCACCAAGTCAAACGGAGAGGAAACCATCTTTGTTCTATTAAACTGCAGTGAAGAATCGACCACCTACTCCCTTCCTTTTGAGTTGAAAGGAAAGAAGATCACCAATCTGTGGACCGGAGAAGATTTTGCTGCAGAAGCAGAGTCCATCGAGGTCGCACTCGAAGGGTATGGGTTTGCCATTTTGAAATTCTAATGATGCTTATTTCCTAAAAAGAGGGACTACACCTTAACGGTTAGTCCCCTTATCTATTTCATATGTAACGAATGCCGGTGTATGCCCCCGGTAAGCTAAAGGAGAAAAACTATGAGCAATAACCAAAGAAACATGACCCTCTTTGCCTTGACCTGGCCGATCTTCATTGAAATTTTTCTTCATATGCTGATGGGAAATGCGGATACGTTAATGCTGAGTCAGTACTCGGATGACTCGGTAGCAGCCGTCGGGGTCTCCAATCAGATCCTTTCTCTCATCATTGTGATGTTTGGATTTGTCGCGACGGGTACAGCCATCCTCGTAGCCCAGCATCTCGGGGCGGATGAGAATCGCATGGCAGGGGAAGTGTCGATCGTTTCCATTGCTGTCAATCTACTATTCGGACTCTTATTGAGTATCGCCCTTGTATTTTTCAGTAAGCCGATCTTATCATCAATGGATCTCCCCCGTTCACTGATGGATGAAGCTTCTTCCTATTTAAAAATCGTGGGAGGCTTCGCTTTCATCCAGGCATTGATCATGACTGCAGGAGCCATCATGAGGAGCTACGGCTATACAAAAGACGCCATGTATATCACAATCGGCATGAATATCATCAATGTGATCGGAAACTACCTATTTATTTTTGGACCGTTCGGTGTCCCTGTATTAGGCGTAGAGGGTGTGGCGATTTCCACCATCACCTCGAGACTGATCGGATTCATCGTGAGTATCATCGTGATAAGGAAACGGATCCCCACTGCTCTTCCATTCAGAAGACTATTGAATCTACCACTCTCTCACGTTAAAAATTTGTTGAGGATCGGTGTCCCCTCTGCAGGGGAGCATCTTTCCTATAACGGGTCACAAATGGTCATTACTTACTTCATTGCGAGTATCGGGACCAATGCTATTACGACGAAGGTTTACGCCCAAAACCTGATGATGTTCATTTTCTTATTCAGCGTCGCCATCAGCCAGGGAACACAAATCATCATCGGACACATGATCGGTGCCAGGGATTTTGACAGTGCTTACGAACGATGCCTTAAAAGCTTAAAGATCGCAATCATCATCTCGCTCATCATGGCAGGGATTTTTTCCGTTGCAGCAGAACCTCTCCTTCGCATATTTACGAGCAACGAAGAAATCATTTCCCTTGGTAAAACATTGATCTATCTGACCATCATTCTCGAACCGGGAAGAAGCTTTAATTTAGTGGTCATTAACGCACTTAGGGCAACAGGTGATGTACGCTTCCCGGTCTATATGGGGATATTATCCATGTGGGGAGTGAGCGTCACACTTTCCTATATCCTCGGAATCTGGTTCGGACTCGGACTTATCGGAATCTGGATCTCCTTCATCGCCGATGAATGGCTGCGGGGCATCATCATGCTCAAACGCTGGCGATCCAAAGTATGGATCCATAAACGATTTGTCCAACATGATAAAAATACCGTTTAGAGGGACGGACCTTCCTTCAGATGGTGGCAAACTTACTCCCCACCCTCCCATCATAAAAATAGAGTCAGCTCTCTAGTCGAGCTGACTCTTTTTTCCTGCAAATGAAAACGCCCTCATTCACAAATGTTATGTTTTTTTACATAAAAACGCTTTCATTGCAAATTAATACTTGAACTTTTGTTATTTTCTGAATATGATAAATGATATAACTTATTCATGTCATAAAACCTAACATGAAAAAATCAAATGTACAAGAGGAGGAAATCACATTGAAAAAAGTGGAAGCGATTATTCGTGCAGAAGCATTTCTATCCCTGCGAGAAGCATTATGTCTTCGTGGATTCAGCGGCCTGACAGTATCAGAGGCAGCCGGGTGTGGAAAACAAAAAGGGAAACAGGGGATATTCAGGGGGAATAAATTTGAGCTGCAGTTAGTCCCCCGCGTAAAGGTGGAAATGATCATCGACGATGGACAGGTGGAAGACATCATTGATCTCATCGTTGAACATTGCAGTACGGATACCGTGGGTGACGGTAAGATTTTCATTTATCCCGTCGAAGATGTCATCCGTATCCGCACAGGCGAACGAGGAAAAAAAGCCGTTTTGTAAATCACTTCTTTCTTCACTCAATCATTTAGCCGCTTTACCAAACCAATACTGGAGGGATTCCATTGATTAAAAAAATTACGTCGCTTCTGTTCCTTTCACTTTTTGTGAGCACTACCGCTTTCGCAGCTGCCCCTACCGCAGAATCTGTTCAAGCATCCGTCGACTCCCTGTGGGTCATGATCGCTGCAGTCCTTGTGTTCTTCATGCACGCCGGATTTGCCATGGTCGAGACCGGATTTACCCGCGCCAAGAACTCTCTTAATATCCTCATGAAAAACTTCTTAACTGTAGCCATTGCCTCTGTTCTTTATTTCATCGTAGGGTTCGGATTTATGTTCGGTGGATCTTCAGGCGGCCTCATCGGCACGGACAGCTTTTTCCTATCAGGACGGGAAGACATCGGTTTCTTCTTATTTCAATCCGTCTTTGCCGCTACTTGTGCCACGATCATTTCGGGAGCCGTGGCTGAACGCATGAAACTCAAAAGCTATATCCTTTTGACCATCGCCATGACAGGAATCATCTATCCGATCGTCGGACATTGGGTGTGGGGGGGCGGCTGGCTTTCTGAGCTTGGGTTCGTCGATTTCGCCGGATCTACTGTCGTCCATTTAACGGGTGCAGTAGGCGCATTCATCACAGTCCTATTCCTTGGATCCCGTGTTGGGAAATACAGCAAAGGAAAAGTGAATGTCATCCCGGGCCATAATATTCCCATCGGGGCCCTCGGTGTGTTCATCCTATGGTTCGGCTGGTTCGGGTTTAATGGAGGAAGCAGCCTGGCCGCTGATCCCACCCTTGTCCCGCACGTCATCACGACGACCTTATTTTCAGCTTCCGCCGCCATTCTTTCATCCGCTTTTTACACGTTGATCCGATTCAAGCGAATTGATCCATCCCTAACATTAAATGGTGCCCTCGGCGGACTGGTCGGAATTACCGCCGGCTGCGCCAATGTATCTCTCACAGGCTCACTCCTGATCGGTCTGATCGCGGGAGTCGTTTTAGTCGAGGCTGTCACCTTCATCGATTCGAAATTGAAAGTCGATGATCCTGTCGGAGCCATTGCCGTTCATGGAATTTGTGGAATATGGGGTACAGTGGCTGTGGGATTATTCGACGTCCAGAACGGACTTTTATATGGTGGAGGCGCTGCCCTGGTCGCCACTCAAGCCCTCGGGGTGTTGGCCGTCATTGCCTGGACGTCTGTCACCGTTGGCGGATTCCTATTCATCGTAACAAGAGTATCAAGTATTCGTGTCTCCCGTGAAGAAGAACTTTCAGGGCTGGACTTTACGGAGCATGGCTCCAATGCCTATGAATTAAAGGATACAGTATTGGAATCGAACGTTTCTTCCACTTCCCCATTCGGATCTGACTTAGTCGAGCGCTTGAACTCGATCGGAACGGGAAATGTGAGTGATATGAATCAACGGAACACAATCTGATTTTGAGTAAGAGCTGCTACATGCGGCTCTTTTTTCTTTTCCAATATGGGTCCGGGACAACAATAAGCTCATATGGAAGGCATCCGTACAGCCTCCATACGAGCTTATTTATGATATGGATGAAATGATCTTCTCTTTTGCATCTTTGGATACATAGTGCTTCTTTGAAAAAACATTATAGTGATTCGTTCTGACTTCGTTCAGAATCGCACGGTATAACAGGGCTGCGCCTTTTACCGGGGTCCTCGAATACACAGGATAAAGATTAATGGTACGAAAGGCTTTTTCATAGTAATTTTCTGCAAGTCGGGCCATTTCTTCCCATATCGACTGAAAAGCGTCGTTGATTCTATGTTCTTTTAAATCCGTTACAGTATACTCATATTTCACTAATAGATCCTGAGGGATGTATAATCGACCCCTTTCAAGATCCTCGCCGATATCTCTCAATATATTGGTCAGCTGCATGGCATACCCAAGATAGATTCCGTCTTCCCTCAATGACTGTTCTTTCCCGGGGGCAAGGATAGGCAGGAGCATTAAGCCTACAGTGCTCGCCACGTGATAGGAATAGTCAATGACATCGTCCATCTTGACGTAGACCCTTTCACCAAGGTCCATCCTTTGCCCCTTTATCATGTCCCGGAAAGCTTGAACATCCATATTGAACCGTTTAAACACATCATCCAGCGCTACCCACATCGGCTCATCCGGGGGATAAAAACCGGTCAGATACGTTTCAAATTCCATTTCGAAACGGCGTAATTCTTCTGAAGGATTCGTGCCCTCGTCAACGATATCATCTACTTTGCGGCAAAAGGCATACACAGCCCATACAGCCTTCTTTTGGTCTTTCGGCAGTAATGAAAAAGCTCTGTAAAATGTTTTGGAATGAACCTTTATGATATTTTCACAGTGATCGTATGCTTTCAAGATCTTGTTCATGTAAGGACACATCCTTCCTTTCTGATTCTGTTTTGCAATATTCCTTAAAGGCTTGGGCTACGAGCTTCGCACCCTGCATGACAATCGGTACTCCTCCGCCAGGGTGGATGGATGCCCCGACAGCAAAGATGTTCTTCTCCGGAAAGGGTTGAACCTGGGGTCTGAAGGGACCGGATTGACTCAAGCTTGGCGCAATCCCGAAGCTCCCCCCCGAATATAACCCTTCTTGCATCGCCTCTTCAGGCGTCCTGATTTTCATCCAAGCTATGCTTTTTCTCAGTTCTTCGAATCCCCTTTCTTCCATTGTATCCAATATAAGGTCTGAAAGAAATTCTGAGGCTTCTTTCCAATCCACTTTCTCCGACACCGGAACCGGTATAAGGACATATAGGACGCTCTTGCCTTCAGGCGCAAGTGAAGGATCGACCTTGGAAGGATTGAATACGTAAAAGGATGGTTCTTTAGGAATTCTCTTATTCTCGAAAATATCCTCCATATTCCCCGAGAAATCTTCATTTAAATAGAATTGATGCATTTCCTTATCATCATACTTCCTGTCGACTCCCATATACAAAAGCACACAACCTGATGAAGGCTTATACGGTTTGGGCGATTTCTTCCTTACTAATTTGGATGCCGCAGGGAAATCCCCATTCATGATAACCGAATCGACCGGCTCCCTCTGGTCCCCAAGGATGATATGAGTCGCTTTGCCCCCTATTGTTTCGATTTCCGTGACGGGTGAGGAGGTCTTGATCGTGACACCATGCAGGTTGCAAGCTTCCTTCACATGGTCCAATAGGCCAGCATATCCCCCTTTTATATAGTAGATGCCGTGCTTATGTTCACTGAAGGACACCAGGCTGTAAATCGCCGGGGTCGTGTAAGGATTCCCACCGATATACAGTGTTTGCAATCCATAGGCCGTCTGCAACTTCC
The DNA window shown above is from Rossellomorea vietnamensis and carries:
- a CDS encoding P-II family nitrogen regulator, with product MKKVEAIIRAEAFLSLREALCLRGFSGLTVSEAAGCGKQKGKQGIFRGNKFELQLVPRVKVEMIIDDGQVEDIIDLIVEHCSTDTVGDGKIFIYPVEDVIRIRTGERGKKAVL
- a CDS encoding ammonium transporter, with product MIKKITSLLFLSLFVSTTAFAAAPTAESVQASVDSLWVMIAAVLVFFMHAGFAMVETGFTRAKNSLNILMKNFLTVAIASVLYFIVGFGFMFGGSSGGLIGTDSFFLSGREDIGFFLFQSVFAATCATIISGAVAERMKLKSYILLTIAMTGIIYPIVGHWVWGGGWLSELGFVDFAGSTVVHLTGAVGAFITVLFLGSRVGKYSKGKVNVIPGHNIPIGALGVFILWFGWFGFNGGSSLAADPTLVPHVITTTLFSASAAILSSAFYTLIRFKRIDPSLTLNGALGGLVGITAGCANVSLTGSLLIGLIAGVVLVEAVTFIDSKLKVDDPVGAIAVHGICGIWGTVAVGLFDVQNGLLYGGGAALVATQALGVLAVIAWTSVTVGGFLFIVTRVSSIRVSREEELSGLDFTEHGSNAYELKDTVLESNVSSTSPFGSDLVERLNSIGTGNVSDMNQRNTI
- a CDS encoding MATE family efflux transporter — its product is MSNNQRNMTLFALTWPIFIEIFLHMLMGNADTLMLSQYSDDSVAAVGVSNQILSLIIVMFGFVATGTAILVAQHLGADENRMAGEVSIVSIAVNLLFGLLLSIALVFFSKPILSSMDLPRSLMDEASSYLKIVGGFAFIQALIMTAGAIMRSYGYTKDAMYITIGMNIINVIGNYLFIFGPFGVPVLGVEGVAISTITSRLIGFIVSIIVIRKRIPTALPFRRLLNLPLSHVKNLLRIGVPSAGEHLSYNGSQMVITYFIASIGTNAITTKVYAQNLMMFIFLFSVAISQGTQIIIGHMIGARDFDSAYERCLKSLKIAIIISLIMAGIFSVAAEPLLRIFTSNEEIISLGKTLIYLTIILEPGRSFNLVVINALRATGDVRFPVYMGILSMWGVSVTLSYILGIWFGLGLIGIWISFIADEWLRGIIMLKRWRSKVWIHKRFVQHDKNTV
- a CDS encoding phytoene desaturase family protein, which encodes MKTAVVGSGIGGLISALLLAKDGHHVTVYEKEPIIGGRLAFVQEGDYKIDKGPTIVLLPDMLMSILSEAGIDTNEIEFVRCDPLYDVHFADGQTYTKYADIHKQYDEIKKKFPGDEEGFLRFMCDMEERFAIGKPQFLERSFLKTRDYLNPQTLGSLLKLKAYRNVMGNLKHYFQHGKLQTAYGLQTLYIGGNPYTTPAIYSLVSFSEHKHGIYYIKGGYAGLLDHVKEACNLHGVTIKTSSPVTEIETIGGKATHIILGDQREPVDSVIMNGDFPAASKLVRKKSPKPYKPSSGCVLLYMGVDRKYDDKEMHQFYLNEDFSGNMEDIFENKRIPKEPSFYVFNPSKVDPSLAPEGKSVLYVLIPVPVSEKVDWKEASEFLSDLILDTMEERGFEELRKSIAWMKIRTPEEAMQEGLYSGGSFGIAPSLSQSGPFRPQVQPFPEKNIFAVGASIHPGGGVPIVMQGAKLVAQAFKEYCKTESERKDVSLHEQDLESIRSL
- a CDS encoding phytoene/squalene synthase family protein → MNKILKAYDHCENIIKVHSKTFYRAFSLLPKDQKKAVWAVYAFCRKVDDIVDEGTNPSEELRRFEMEFETYLTGFYPPDEPMWVALDDVFKRFNMDVQAFRDMIKGQRMDLGERVYVKMDDVIDYSYHVASTVGLMLLPILAPGKEQSLREDGIYLGYAMQLTNILRDIGEDLERGRLYIPQDLLVKYEYTVTDLKEHRINDAFQSIWEEMARLAENYYEKAFRTINLYPVYSRTPVKGAALLYRAILNEVRTNHYNVFSKKHYVSKDAKEKIISSIS